A window from Luteibacter flocculans encodes these proteins:
- the pdxA gene encoding 4-hydroxythreonine-4-phosphate dehydrogenase PdxA, translated as MTATTLPRLAVTAGEPAGVGPELVARLAASDLAADLIAVTDRDLLSRAAAACGLRLNVIDDDGSRIATRAAGSVRIRHVPLGTTERAGEPDPRNARHVIDVLAAAADGCMAGEFDAVVTGPIQKSSINEGGIAFSGHTEFFAERAKADVVMMLASPELRVTLATTHLPLATVPAAITASLLERTLRIVAQALSTQFAIQQPRIAVLGLNPHAGEGGHMGREELDTIIPLLERLRGEGMDLLGPLPADTAFVPAMRDRYDAVLAMYHDQALPVIKSEAFDRTVNVTLGLPFIRTSVDHGTALDLAGTGKADPASLFAAARLALDLARHRPS; from the coding sequence ATGACCGCGACCACCCTGCCACGGCTCGCCGTCACCGCCGGTGAGCCTGCCGGGGTAGGGCCCGAACTGGTCGCGCGTCTCGCGGCCAGCGATCTTGCGGCGGACCTGATCGCCGTCACCGATCGCGACCTGCTTTCCCGCGCTGCCGCGGCCTGCGGCCTGCGCCTGAACGTTATCGACGACGACGGCTCGCGTATCGCAACACGCGCGGCTGGTTCCGTGCGCATCCGCCACGTCCCGCTCGGCACGACCGAACGCGCTGGTGAGCCGGACCCTCGCAATGCTCGCCACGTGATCGACGTGCTGGCGGCCGCGGCCGATGGCTGCATGGCTGGCGAGTTCGACGCCGTGGTCACCGGCCCCATCCAGAAATCCAGCATCAACGAAGGCGGCATCGCTTTCAGCGGCCACACCGAATTCTTCGCCGAACGCGCCAAGGCGGACGTCGTGATGATGCTCGCCAGCCCGGAGCTGCGCGTGACGCTCGCCACGACGCATCTGCCGCTCGCAACCGTACCGGCGGCGATTACGGCGAGCCTGCTCGAACGCACCTTGCGGATCGTGGCACAGGCCCTGTCCACGCAGTTTGCCATTCAGCAGCCACGTATCGCCGTGCTCGGCCTCAACCCGCACGCGGGCGAAGGCGGCCACATGGGCCGCGAGGAGCTCGACACCATCATCCCGCTACTGGAACGCCTGCGTGGTGAAGGCATGGACCTGCTCGGCCCCTTGCCGGCGGACACCGCCTTCGTTCCCGCCATGCGCGACCGTTACGACGCCGTGTTGGCGATGTACCACGATCAGGCCTTACCCGTCATCAAGAGCGAAGCGTTCGATCGCACTGTGAACGTGACGCTGGGCCTCCCCTTCATTCGTACCTCCGTCGACCACGGCACGGCGCTCGATCTGGCCGGCACGGGCAAGGCGGACCCCGCCAGCCTGTTTGCCGCCGCGCGCCTCGCGCTCGACCTCGCAAGGCATCGTCCGTCATGA
- the rsmA gene encoding 16S rRNA (adenine(1518)-N(6)/adenine(1519)-N(6))-dimethyltransferase RsmA has translation MNARPKKSFGQHFLHEKRYIERIVSSIAPKESDTVVEIGPGEGALTLPLLAVAKKMTAIELDTDLIPGLQQRAATVGDLRIVHSDVLKVDFAALARELGAERLRIAGNLPYYISSPILFHCVEHAAAIQDMHFMLQKEVVDRMAAEPGSKVYGRLSVMLQLACTVTPLFTVPPGAFRPPPKVDSAVVRLVPLPPERLPQGDPAKIHAVVKAAFAMRRKTLSNTLKGLVDEASIRSLGIDPRARAETLAPADFVKLANVM, from the coding sequence ATGAACGCCCGTCCCAAGAAAAGCTTCGGCCAGCACTTCCTTCACGAGAAGCGCTACATCGAGCGCATCGTCTCGTCGATCGCTCCGAAGGAATCCGATACCGTCGTCGAAATCGGCCCCGGCGAGGGCGCACTCACCTTGCCGCTGCTCGCCGTGGCGAAGAAGATGACTGCGATCGAGCTGGACACCGATCTCATCCCCGGGTTGCAGCAGCGCGCCGCCACGGTGGGCGACCTTCGCATCGTGCATTCCGACGTGCTCAAGGTGGACTTCGCGGCCCTGGCCCGTGAATTGGGTGCGGAGCGCCTGCGCATTGCCGGCAACTTGCCGTACTACATTTCCAGCCCGATCCTGTTCCATTGCGTGGAGCATGCCGCGGCGATCCAGGACATGCATTTCATGCTGCAGAAGGAGGTCGTGGATCGCATGGCCGCCGAGCCGGGCAGCAAGGTCTACGGCCGCTTGAGCGTGATGCTGCAGTTAGCCTGTACGGTCACGCCGCTGTTCACCGTGCCGCCGGGCGCGTTTCGTCCGCCGCCGAAGGTGGATTCCGCCGTGGTCCGACTGGTGCCGCTGCCACCTGAACGACTGCCGCAGGGCGATCCGGCGAAGATTCACGCCGTGGTGAAGGCGGCCTTCGCGATGCGCCGCAAGACGCTGTCCAACACATTGAAAGGGCTGGTCGACGAGGCCTCCATCCGCTCGCTGGGGATCGATCCGCGCGCACGTGCGGAGACGCTGGCGCCCGCGGACTTCGTGAAACTCGCGAATGTGATGTGA
- the apaG gene encoding Co2+/Mg2+ efflux protein ApaG, with amino-acid sequence MNSKSPYTIDVEVASRFVPDQSQPADNRYVFAYTITLRNVGKTGAQLLTRHWVITDANGKVEEVRGDGVVGEQPWMRPGESFEYTSGAVLETAVGTMAGTYRMVADDGTHFDAPVPAFVLSIPRTLH; translated from the coding sequence ATGAATTCGAAATCCCCCTACACGATCGACGTGGAGGTCGCTTCCCGCTTCGTTCCCGATCAGTCGCAACCCGCGGACAACCGTTACGTGTTCGCGTACACGATCACCCTGCGCAACGTGGGCAAGACCGGCGCCCAGCTCCTCACGCGTCACTGGGTCATCACCGATGCGAACGGCAAGGTCGAGGAAGTGCGAGGCGACGGCGTCGTCGGAGAGCAACCGTGGATGCGCCCTGGCGAGTCCTTCGAGTACACCTCGGGCGCCGTACTCGAGACCGCCGTCGGCACCATGGCCGGCACCTATCGCATGGTGGCGGACGACGGCACGCATTTCGATGCGCCGGTGCCCGCGTTTGTGCTTTCGATCCCACGTACGCTCCACTAG
- a CDS encoding symmetrical bis(5'-nucleosyl)-tetraphosphatase: MAVYAIGDVQGCYPELQRLLEKIRFDPAVDRLWFCGDLVNRGGESLATLRLIHSLREQVVVTLGNHDLSLLAIGQRREDAQARVNPELREVLFAEDAPVLLEWLRMQKLLHHDEQLGWTMIHAGLAPSWTLRQAQRAALEIERELGGPRHQRLLKNLFGNRPPGWNNRLQGVERHRATINTLTRMRYCDVQGRIDFEGKGTPGTQKPGMYPWFEVPGMRRRETRIVCGHWSALGRFAGLGVYAIDTGCVWGGQLTALRLDVEEPQYVTIQAESYRQKPKGGGD, encoded by the coding sequence ATGGCCGTCTACGCGATCGGCGACGTTCAAGGTTGCTACCCCGAACTCCAGCGTCTGCTGGAAAAGATTCGTTTTGATCCCGCCGTCGATCGCCTGTGGTTCTGCGGCGACCTCGTCAATCGCGGTGGCGAGTCGCTGGCCACGCTGCGCCTGATTCACTCGCTGCGCGAACAAGTCGTCGTCACGCTCGGCAATCACGATCTCTCATTGCTGGCGATCGGTCAGCGCCGGGAAGATGCCCAGGCACGAGTGAACCCGGAACTGCGCGAGGTGCTGTTCGCCGAGGATGCACCGGTGCTGCTGGAATGGCTGCGGATGCAGAAGCTACTGCATCACGACGAGCAGCTGGGCTGGACGATGATCCACGCGGGACTCGCGCCGAGTTGGACGCTTCGCCAGGCGCAACGTGCCGCACTGGAGATCGAACGCGAGCTGGGTGGTCCACGTCATCAACGCCTGCTGAAGAACCTGTTCGGCAATCGCCCGCCGGGTTGGAACAACCGCCTGCAAGGCGTGGAGCGCCATCGCGCCACCATCAATACGCTGACGCGCATGCGTTACTGCGATGTCCAGGGTCGCATCGACTTCGAAGGCAAGGGCACACCCGGCACACAGAAGCCAGGCATGTACCCGTGGTTTGAAGTGCCCGGCATGCGCCGTCGCGAAACCCGCATCGTCTGCGGCCACTGGTCGGCGCTCGGGCGTTTCGCCGGCCTGGGCGTCTACGCGATCGACACCGGTTGCGTCTGGGGTGGACAGCTCACGGCACTGCGCCTCGATGTCGAGGAACCTCAGTACGTGACCATCCAGGCTGAATCGTATCGGCAGAAGCCGAAGGGCGGCGGGGACTAG
- the secA gene encoding preprotein translocase subunit SecA, with translation MFNRALTSIFGSRNERVLRDLSKTVKRINALEPEFEKLSDDALRGKTEEFRQRLAAGETLDKLLPEAFAVTREAAKRVLGMRHYDVQMIGGMVLHSGRIAEMRTGEGKTLVGTLPVYLNALEGKGVHVVTVNDYLARRDSAQMGKLYNFLGLSVGVVYPGMDHADKRSAYQADITYGTNNEFGFDYLRDNMALSKEQRNQRGLHYAIVDEVDSILIDEARTPLIISGPAEDSPQLYIAVNKVVPHLTRQEKEDGPGDYFVDEKQKQVHMSEEGMEHAEQLLRDAGVIEPDSGLYDSKNLAVVHHMNAALRANAIYQRDVDYIVRDGEVIIVDEFTGRTLAGRRWSDGLHQAVEAKEGVPIQRENQTLATVTFQNLFRMYKKLAGMTGTADTEAYEFQTVYGLEVVVIPTHKPMVRVDNPDSVFLAPEAKYKAVIADIKACHERGQPVLVGTASIDVSELVSGLLKKERIPHEVLNAKQHEREAHIVAQAGAPGAVTIATNMAGRGTDIVLGGSLEAALAALPEDASDADRQKVREDWKKRHEQVLAAGGLHIIGTERHESRRIDNQLRGRSGRQGDPGSSRFYLSLQDNLMRIFGGERIGRWMQMFGMKEDEALEDRLITRQIEKVQRKVEQHNFDIRKNLLEFDDVANDQRKVIYAQRDELLETDDISDMIRDIRQDVVDALVRKFVPADSIDDQWDLAGLDRELASELNLRLDLVPWVEAQKDVDAEGILDHVREAVDALFAEKEAQIGAETMRSLEKHVMLSVVDNAWKEHLASMDYLRQGIYLRGYAQKQPKQEFKRESFELFAEMLDRIKSEVVQMLARIRIRSEEEVVAMEAEQQRMAEAQRLQFQHADAQAAGRGDEPLADAQASPLFNEGPKVGRNDPCPCGSGKKYKHCHGQLS, from the coding sequence ATGTTCAATCGTGCCCTGACGAGTATTTTCGGCAGCCGTAACGAGCGTGTGCTGCGCGACCTGTCCAAGACGGTAAAGCGCATCAACGCTCTGGAACCGGAGTTCGAGAAGCTTTCCGACGACGCCCTGCGCGGCAAGACCGAAGAGTTCCGGCAGCGGCTCGCCGCGGGCGAGACGCTCGACAAACTGCTGCCCGAGGCCTTCGCAGTCACCCGCGAGGCGGCCAAGCGTGTCCTGGGCATGCGTCACTACGACGTCCAGATGATCGGCGGCATGGTGCTGCATTCCGGGCGCATCGCCGAAATGCGCACGGGCGAGGGCAAGACCCTGGTCGGTACGCTGCCGGTGTACCTGAATGCCCTGGAAGGCAAGGGTGTTCACGTCGTCACCGTGAACGACTACCTGGCCCGCCGCGACTCCGCGCAGATGGGCAAGCTCTACAACTTCCTCGGCCTGAGCGTCGGTGTCGTGTACCCGGGTATGGACCACGCCGACAAGCGCAGCGCCTACCAGGCCGACATCACCTACGGTACGAACAACGAGTTCGGCTTCGACTACCTGCGCGACAACATGGCGCTCAGCAAGGAGCAGCGCAACCAGCGCGGTCTGCACTACGCGATCGTCGACGAGGTGGACTCCATCCTCATCGACGAGGCGCGTACGCCGCTCATCATTTCCGGCCCCGCCGAGGATTCCCCGCAGCTCTACATCGCGGTGAACAAGGTCGTGCCGCATCTGACCCGGCAGGAAAAGGAAGACGGTCCCGGCGATTACTTCGTCGACGAGAAGCAGAAGCAGGTGCACATGTCCGAAGAGGGCATGGAGCACGCCGAGCAGTTGCTCCGCGATGCCGGCGTCATCGAGCCCGACAGCGGGCTGTACGACTCGAAGAATCTCGCCGTCGTCCATCACATGAATGCGGCCCTGCGTGCCAACGCCATCTATCAGCGTGACGTCGACTACATCGTTCGCGACGGCGAGGTCATCATCGTCGACGAATTCACCGGCCGTACCCTCGCGGGGCGCCGCTGGTCCGACGGTCTGCACCAGGCGGTCGAGGCGAAGGAAGGCGTGCCCATTCAGCGCGAGAACCAGACGCTGGCGACGGTCACGTTCCAGAACCTGTTCCGCATGTACAAGAAGCTGGCCGGCATGACCGGTACGGCCGACACGGAAGCCTACGAGTTCCAGACCGTCTACGGTCTGGAGGTGGTGGTCATTCCCACGCACAAGCCGATGGTCCGCGTCGACAATCCCGACTCGGTCTTCCTTGCGCCCGAGGCCAAGTACAAGGCGGTGATCGCCGACATCAAGGCATGCCACGAGCGTGGGCAGCCGGTGCTGGTGGGTACGGCGTCGATCGACGTGTCGGAACTCGTTTCCGGCCTGTTGAAGAAGGAACGCATCCCGCACGAAGTGCTCAACGCGAAGCAGCATGAGCGCGAAGCGCACATCGTTGCCCAGGCCGGTGCGCCGGGCGCGGTGACGATCGCCACGAACATGGCCGGCCGCGGTACCGACATCGTGCTTGGCGGTAGTCTCGAAGCCGCGCTGGCCGCCTTGCCGGAAGACGCGTCCGACGCCGATCGTCAGAAGGTGCGCGAGGACTGGAAGAAGCGCCACGAGCAGGTGCTTGCCGCGGGCGGTCTGCACATCATCGGTACGGAGCGTCACGAGTCCCGCCGCATCGACAACCAGCTTCGCGGCCGTTCCGGTCGCCAGGGTGACCCGGGTTCTTCGCGCTTCTACCTGTCGCTGCAAGACAACCTCATGCGCATCTTCGGCGGCGAGCGTATCGGCCGCTGGATGCAGATGTTCGGCATGAAGGAAGACGAAGCGCTGGAAGATCGCCTCATCACGCGCCAGATCGAAAAGGTTCAGCGCAAGGTCGAACAGCACAACTTCGACATCCGAAAGAACCTCCTCGAGTTCGACGACGTCGCCAACGACCAGCGCAAGGTGATCTACGCTCAGCGCGACGAGCTGCTCGAAACCGACGACATCTCCGACATGATCCGCGACATTCGTCAGGACGTCGTCGATGCGCTGGTGCGCAAGTTCGTGCCGGCCGACAGCATCGACGACCAGTGGGATCTCGCCGGCCTCGATCGCGAACTGGCGAGCGAGCTGAACCTCCGCCTGGATCTCGTTCCCTGGGTGGAAGCGCAGAAGGACGTGGACGCCGAAGGTATCCTCGACCACGTGCGCGAAGCGGTCGATGCGCTGTTCGCTGAAAAGGAAGCCCAGATCGGCGCCGAAACCATGCGATCGCTGGAAAAGCACGTGATGCTTTCCGTCGTGGACAACGCGTGGAAGGAACACCTCGCGAGCATGGATTACCTGCGCCAGGGCATCTATCTGCGCGGTTATGCGCAGAAGCAGCCGAAGCAGGAATTCAAGCGCGAGTCGTTCGAACTGTTCGCCGAGATGCTCGATCGCATCAAGTCGGAAGTGGTGCAGATGCTCGCTCGCATCCGCATTCGCAGCGAAGAGGAAGTCGTTGCGATGGAGGCCGAGCAGCAGCGCATGGCCGAAGCGCAGCGCCTGCAGTTCCAGCATGCCGATGCTCAGGCTGCCGGTCGGGGCGACGAACCCTTGGCCGACGCGCAGGCGTCTCCGCTCTTCAACGAAGGGCCCAAGGTCGGTCGCAACGACCCGTGCCCGTGTGGCTCCGGCAAGAAGTACAAGCACTGCCACGGCCAGTTGTCCTGA
- a CDS encoding M23 family metallopeptidase — protein sequence MQIILVSRGQKGPKTLDLTCRRLRCKIGAMVLVGFLGVAGVGAATALMVAGPKARALGDIGALEHQVGDQDARVAEVKRQAQRDLDALAVKLGQLQAQSVRLNALGERLTQVGKLDDGEFNFDEEPGQGGPEVTSGPDVPAYTLPASLDESIDRLSGQFDTQQAQLEALRDMLMDRNIESSLRPTGMPVNGYISSYFGGRPDPFSGHAARHTGIDIAAPKGTPVTAVAEGMVTFAGQRSGYGDVVEIDHGNGYMTRYAHNSAILARPGQRVRVGDVIAKAGSTGRSTGSHVHFEVWYHDRVVNPLAYVRSHR from the coding sequence ATGCAGATCATACTCGTGTCTCGTGGCCAGAAAGGGCCAAAAACGCTCGACCTGACATGCCGGCGCCTGCGCTGCAAGATCGGAGCGATGGTACTGGTGGGTTTTCTCGGCGTCGCGGGCGTCGGTGCGGCCACCGCTCTTATGGTTGCCGGGCCCAAGGCTCGCGCGCTCGGTGATATCGGCGCCCTTGAGCATCAGGTGGGTGATCAGGACGCGCGGGTGGCTGAGGTAAAGCGCCAGGCGCAGCGCGACCTCGACGCCTTGGCTGTGAAGCTAGGGCAGCTCCAGGCCCAGTCGGTACGTCTCAATGCCCTCGGTGAGCGCCTGACCCAAGTCGGCAAGCTCGACGATGGCGAATTCAATTTCGACGAGGAACCCGGTCAGGGCGGCCCCGAGGTCACCAGCGGGCCCGACGTTCCCGCCTATACCTTGCCCGCTTCGCTCGACGAAAGCATCGACCGACTGTCCGGTCAGTTCGATACGCAGCAGGCTCAGCTGGAAGCCTTGCGCGACATGCTGATGGATCGAAATATCGAGTCCAGCCTCCGCCCCACCGGTATGCCGGTGAACGGCTATATCTCTTCTTATTTCGGTGGCCGCCCCGATCCCTTCAGCGGCCACGCGGCCCGCCATACAGGCATCGACATCGCCGCGCCGAAGGGTACGCCGGTGACGGCCGTCGCCGAGGGCATGGTCACCTTTGCCGGTCAGCGTTCCGGTTACGGCGACGTGGTCGAAATCGACCACGGCAATGGGTACATGACCCGCTACGCCCACAACAGCGCCATCCTGGCGCGACCCGGACAGCGCGTCCGGGTCGGCGACGTCATCGCGAAGGCCGGCTCTACGGGGCGTTCCACCGGATCCCACGTGCACTTCGAGGTCTGGTACCACGATCGCGTGGTCAATCCACTGGCCTATGTCCGCAGCCACCGCTGA
- a CDS encoding DUF721 domain-containing protein: MPPPSSPSRRSTHGLKSISEFGPVASLAQKARELDHLDRQLRATLPSPLRDQVRFADLRDGRLVFLAPSSAWASRVRLYQAQILEAARAIGAVAHSVAVKVAPLPPVEIIPDRHKPLSASAARHLRAAAASLSDPTLRDLFLDLASKAENSD, translated from the coding sequence ATGCCACCGCCGTCCAGCCCGTCCCGACGCTCCACCCATGGACTCAAGTCCATCTCGGAGTTCGGACCCGTCGCGTCGCTGGCCCAGAAGGCTCGCGAACTCGACCACCTGGACCGCCAGCTACGCGCGACGTTGCCCTCGCCGCTGCGTGATCAGGTCCGTTTTGCGGACCTGCGCGACGGCAGGCTCGTCTTCCTTGCGCCCTCGTCGGCGTGGGCATCGCGGGTGCGCCTGTACCAGGCCCAGATCCTCGAAGCCGCTCGCGCCATCGGCGCGGTAGCCCACTCGGTTGCCGTGAAAGTGGCCCCCCTGCCGCCCGTGGAAATCATCCCCGACCGGCACAAACCGCTTTCTGCCTCAGCCGCCCGACATCTCCGGGCCGCCGCGGCGTCACTCTCCGACCCCACGTTGCGGGATCTGTTCCTTGATTTGGCCTCCAAGGCCGAAAATTCAGATTAA
- the lpxC gene encoding UDP-3-O-acyl-N-acetylglucosamine deacetylase, whose translation MIKQRTLKNIIRATGVGLHTGDKVYMTLRPAAPNTGIVFRRTDLNPPVELKSRPENVGDTRLSTTLINGDVRVSTVEHLLSAMAGLGIDNAYVDLSAPEVPIMDGSAGPFVFLIQSAGIEEQDAAKRFIRIKKPVIVQDGDKWAKLEPFDGFKVGFSVEFDHPLFNKRNSQAEMDFSTTSFVKEVSRARTFGFMRDIEMLRERNLTLGGSMDNAVVLDDYRVLNEDGLRYDNEFVKHKILDAIGDIYMLGHSLIGAYSAHKSGHELNNKLLRSLMADVTAWEEVSFKDPAKAPISYAHPAQAV comes from the coding sequence ATGATCAAGCAGCGCACGCTCAAGAACATCATTCGCGCCACAGGCGTCGGCCTCCATACCGGCGACAAGGTGTACATGACGCTTCGCCCAGCGGCGCCGAACACGGGTATCGTGTTCCGCCGTACCGACCTCAATCCGCCGGTGGAACTCAAGTCTCGCCCGGAGAATGTCGGCGACACGCGTCTTTCCACTACGCTCATCAATGGCGATGTCCGCGTCTCGACGGTTGAGCATCTGCTCTCGGCGATGGCCGGCCTCGGCATCGACAACGCGTACGTCGATCTTTCCGCGCCGGAAGTGCCCATCATGGACGGCAGCGCAGGCCCCTTCGTCTTCCTGATCCAGTCCGCTGGCATCGAGGAGCAGGACGCCGCCAAGCGCTTCATCCGCATCAAGAAGCCCGTCATCGTCCAGGACGGCGACAAGTGGGCCAAGCTTGAGCCGTTCGATGGCTTCAAGGTCGGGTTCTCGGTCGAGTTCGACCATCCGCTCTTCAACAAGCGCAATTCGCAGGCCGAGATGGACTTCTCGACGACCTCCTTCGTGAAGGAAGTCAGCCGCGCGCGCACCTTCGGTTTCATGCGTGACATCGAAATGCTTCGTGAGCGCAATCTCACGCTCGGCGGTTCGATGGACAACGCCGTCGTGCTCGACGACTACCGCGTGCTGAACGAAGACGGCCTCCGTTACGACAACGAGTTCGTCAAGCACAAGATCCTCGACGCGATCGGCGACATCTACATGCTCGGCCACAGCCTGATCGGCGCGTATTCCGCGCACAAGTCGGGTCATGAGCTCAACAACAAGCTCCTGCGCAGCTTGATGGCCGACGTCACGGCGTGGGAAGAAGTCAGCTTCAAGGATCCGGCCAAGGCGCCGATTTCCTACGCGCATCCTGCCCAGGCCGTCTGA
- the ftsZ gene encoding cell division protein FtsZ translates to MFELIEKLAPNAVIKVIGVGGGGGNAVAHMVNSNIEGVEFVVANTDAQAMKSCASRSTHLQLGGNVTKGLGAGANPEVGRQAALEDRERIEEMLDGADMVFITAGMGGGTGTGAAPVVAQLAKEKGILTVAVVTKPFPFEGRRRMQVALKGIEDLSQHVDSLITVPNEKLLSVLGREVTLLNAFKAANDVLQGAVQGIADLITAPGLINVDFADVRTVMSEMGMAMMGSGTARGDDRAQAAAEAAINNPLLEDVNLAGACGILVNVTAGPNLTMREFDEIGRVIHDFASEDATVVIGTSLDPEMQDDVRVTVVATGLNRGIAAKQPVRQPVQQQVEMRQRPRPVVLRTGTGNEVVDYAQADVTPSVRSEPAPQKNAEPAIDYLDIPAFLRRQAD, encoded by the coding sequence ATGTTTGAACTCATCGAAAAATTGGCACCGAACGCGGTCATCAAGGTCATCGGCGTGGGTGGCGGCGGCGGCAACGCCGTGGCCCACATGGTCAATTCCAATATCGAAGGCGTCGAGTTCGTCGTCGCCAACACCGATGCGCAGGCGATGAAGAGCTGCGCTTCGCGTAGCACGCATCTGCAGCTTGGCGGCAACGTCACCAAGGGCCTGGGTGCGGGCGCCAACCCGGAAGTCGGCCGTCAGGCCGCGCTGGAAGATCGCGAGCGCATCGAGGAAATGCTCGACGGCGCGGACATGGTCTTCATCACCGCCGGCATGGGCGGCGGCACGGGTACCGGCGCAGCGCCGGTCGTGGCGCAGCTCGCCAAGGAGAAGGGCATCCTCACCGTGGCGGTCGTGACCAAGCCGTTCCCGTTCGAGGGGCGCCGTCGTATGCAGGTCGCGCTCAAGGGCATCGAGGATCTGTCGCAGCACGTGGATTCGCTGATCACCGTGCCGAACGAGAAGCTGTTGTCGGTGCTCGGGCGCGAAGTCACGCTGCTGAACGCATTCAAGGCCGCGAACGACGTGCTGCAGGGCGCCGTCCAGGGCATCGCCGACCTGATCACGGCCCCGGGCCTGATCAACGTCGACTTCGCCGACGTCCGCACCGTCATGAGCGAAATGGGCATGGCGATGATGGGTTCGGGCACGGCTCGCGGCGACGATCGCGCACAGGCCGCTGCCGAAGCGGCGATCAACAACCCGCTGCTGGAAGACGTGAACCTGGCCGGTGCCTGCGGCATCCTCGTCAACGTCACGGCAGGCCCGAACCTCACCATGCGCGAGTTCGACGAGATCGGTCGCGTGATCCACGACTTCGCTTCCGAAGACGCGACCGTGGTGATCGGTACGTCGCTCGATCCGGAAATGCAGGACGACGTGCGCGTTACCGTGGTAGCCACCGGCCTCAACCGCGGCATCGCGGCGAAGCAGCCGGTTCGCCAGCCGGTGCAGCAGCAGGTCGAAATGCGTCAGCGTCCGCGCCCGGTCGTGCTGCGTACGGGCACGGGCAACGAAGTGGTCGACTACGCACAGGCTGACGTCACCCCGTCCGTCCGCTCCGAGCCGGCGCCGCAGAAGAACGCGGAACCGGCGATCGATTACCTGGACATCCCGGCGTTCCTGCGCCGCCAGGCCGATTGA
- the ftsA gene encoding cell division protein FtsA, with protein MRNKNDKQLVVGLDIGTSKVVAIVGEYEPGEPIEVIGIGTHVSRGMKRGSVVDIESTVHSIQRAVEEAELMAGCDIRSVYASISGSHLETRNSHGTAAIRDREVMAADLEQVLEAASAVAIPADRKVLYKESQEYRIDGQDGIRHPVGMSGVRLEASVHLVTGAASAVQNISKCIQRCGLSVDELVPAAVASAKAVLTEDELELGVCLVDIGAGTTDIAIYTQGAIRYTKSLPVGGDQVTNDIAYGVHTPTAHAEEIKIKYACALAQLAHAEETIQVPSVGDRPPRRLARQALAQSVQARYEEIFEMVQDELRRSGYESLVAAGIVLTGGASRMEGALELAEEIFHKMVRIGVPQHVSGLGDVVSSELHSTGVGLLLHGSRSSGSARHVSSAVGNVGSVVEKVRSWFTKNF; from the coding sequence ATGAGAAACAAGAACGACAAACAGCTCGTCGTCGGCCTCGACATCGGAACCTCGAAAGTGGTTGCGATCGTCGGCGAGTACGAGCCCGGCGAACCGATCGAAGTCATTGGCATCGGCACTCACGTGTCGCGCGGCATGAAGCGCGGCTCGGTGGTCGACATCGAATCGACCGTGCACTCGATCCAGCGTGCAGTCGAAGAAGCCGAGCTGATGGCCGGCTGCGACATCCGCTCCGTCTACGCATCGATTTCCGGTAGCCATCTGGAGACCCGCAACTCGCACGGCACCGCGGCCATCCGCGACCGCGAGGTGATGGCTGCCGATCTGGAGCAGGTGCTCGAAGCTGCCAGCGCCGTTGCCATTCCCGCGGACCGCAAGGTGCTCTACAAGGAGTCGCAGGAATACCGCATCGACGGGCAGGACGGCATCCGCCATCCGGTCGGCATGAGCGGCGTGCGCCTCGAAGCCAGCGTGCATCTGGTGACCGGCGCTGCCAGTGCCGTGCAGAACATCTCCAAGTGCATCCAGCGCTGCGGCCTTTCCGTGGACGAACTGGTGCCTGCCGCCGTGGCGAGCGCAAAGGCGGTGCTCACCGAGGACGAACTCGAACTCGGCGTCTGCCTCGTGGACATCGGTGCCGGCACGACCGACATCGCTATCTATACGCAGGGCGCGATCCGCTACACGAAGTCGTTGCCGGTCGGTGGCGATCAGGTCACCAACGACATTGCATACGGTGTGCATACACCGACTGCACACGCGGAGGAGATCAAAATCAAATACGCGTGTGCGCTGGCGCAACTCGCGCATGCGGAAGAGACGATCCAGGTGCCGAGCGTGGGCGATCGGCCGCCGCGTCGTCTGGCTCGCCAAGCGCTCGCACAGTCGGTGCAGGCGCGCTACGAGGAAATCTTCGAGATGGTGCAGGACGAACTGCGCCGCTCCGGCTACGAAAGCCTGGTCGCGGCGGGCATCGTGCTGACCGGCGGTGCGTCGCGCATGGAAGGTGCGTTGGAACTGGCCGAGGAAATCTTCCACAAGATGGTTCGTATCGGCGTGCCTCAGCACGTGTCGGGCCTGGGGGACGTGGTGTCCAGCGAACTGCATTCCACCGGCGTGGGGCTGCTGTTGCACGGCTCGCGGTCGAGTGGCAGCGCGCGCCACGTGAGCTCTGCGGTCGGCAATGTCGGCAGCGTCGTTGAAAAGGTGCGTAGCTGGTTCACCAAGAATTTTTGA